The following proteins are co-located in the Vanessa cardui chromosome 15, ilVanCard2.1, whole genome shotgun sequence genome:
- the LOC124535865 gene encoding connectin-like has translation MDFKYLILMIAFATVEINLTESRQNDKRRWKSEKSPYSHYVNICDIQDRVSKVHCYCESIKIKTATKADCWVFNGGIAEDDPFWSNFYSQPKIERLTFNVRADGGLTYIPAKVIVRLDRLQYLNIQYANIFSIPSFAFTNSTTLREITLQKNKIGKLERMAFAHLIMLANVSVAENQISELQRDVFYVLPNLQRLQLSKNTISVLHDGCFKHLNNLIKLDLNSNLLTVVIRENFQGLSNLITLDMRNNKLMMIGDLSFAELWSLQELYLDGNEIEFISERGFGGLTQLKKLSLADNKLGVLDDGVLDDIQKLNFLDLRNNKLETLKQETLRSVIDNMKSNYALISLDGNKLTCDCRLSWLHKLRNETRSKRVKASLDRLQCIMDTKLKNNLVNIKVQNSEVQYKINVGLNKEIDKNDDNEEEFEDDNIYDDAMKDQENGLDVTKKDYRRKLMEIPVDMLPCASKLSYEASFSPPTQDEVKYYKTSGCEKYFASTISFIAICTLTTIL, from the exons atgGACTTCAAGTACTTAATCCTAATGATCGCTTTCGCAACGGTCGAGATAAACCTGACTGAGAGTCGTCAAAATGATAAACGAAGATGGAAATCCGAAAAATCCCCTTATTCGCATTACGTTAACATTTGCGATATACAGGACCGAGTGTCTAAAGTACACTGTTACTGCGAgagtatcaaaataaaaacagccaCAAAGGCTGACTGCTGGGTTTTCAACGGTGGCATTGCGGAAGACGATCCTTTTTGGTCTAATTTTTATTCACAACCGAAAATAGAAAGGCTTACGTTTAATGTGAGAGCAGACGGGGGCTTAACGTATATACCAGCTAAGGTTATTGTTAGACTTGATCGATTGCAGTACCTAAATATACAATATGCAAATATATTCAGCATACCATCATTCGCGTTCACCAATTCGACGACGCTCAGGGAAAtaacgttacaaaaaaataaaattggtaaatTGGAGAGAATGGCTTTCGCCCACTTAATAATGTTAGCTAATGTGAGCGTTGCTGAAAATCAGATATCGGAATTGCAAAGGGACGTGTTTTACGTCTTACCCAATTTGCAAAGGCTACAACTATCTAAGAACACAATTAGCGTTTTACACGACGGGTGTTTTAAACATTtgaacaatttgataaaattggatCTGAACAGTAATTTGCTGACGGTTGTCATTAGAGAGAACTTCCAAGGATTGTCGAATTTGATTACATTGGACATGAGAAACAACAAATTGATGATGATAGGAGATCTGTCGTTTGCGGAACTTTGGAGCCTTCAAGAACTTTATTTAGATGGCAACGAAATAGAATTTATATCCGAACGGGGTTTCGGCGGATTGACTCAGTTGAAGAAACTTTCTTTAGCCGATAATAAGTTGGGAGTGCTAGATGACGGAGTGCTCGACGATATACAAAAGTTGAATTTCCTGGATTTAAGGAATAACAAGTTGGAAACATTGAAACAAGAAACGCTGAGAAGCGTTATTGATAATATGAAATCTAATTATGCACTAATCTCTCTCGATG gGAACAAGTTAACATGTGACTGTCGGCTGTCCTGGCTTCACAAATTACGTAACGAAACACGAAGTAAACGCGTAAAAGCCTCCTTAGATCGACTTCAATGTATCATGGACacgaaactaaaaaataaccttGTCAATATCAAGGTTCAAAATTCTGAAGTACAGTATAAAATCAACGTGGGACTTAATAAAGAGATAGACaaaaatgatgataatgaagAAGAATTTGAAGATGATAATATTTACGATGACGCTATGAAGGATCAAGAAAACGGATTGGATGTTACAAAAAAGGATTATCGTAGGAAGCTAATGGAAATTCCAGTTGACATGCTTCCCTGTGCTAGCAAACTTAGCTACGAAGCCTCATTCTCGCCGCCGACACAAGACgaagtcaaatattataaaacttcaGGATGCGAAAAGTACTTTGCGTCAACCATAAGTTTCATAGCAATATGCACACTAACGACAATATTGTAG